The proteins below are encoded in one region of Paenibacillus sp. YYML68:
- a CDS encoding glycosyltransferase family 2 protein translates to MLLVMKELPSLSSPSGENGDEFATLLLALQLMQVLVLGVLTLWVLVNLRFWPRPHRDAAELDSSLPFVSVLVPARNEETNIERCLESLLQQQYPHYEVICLDDRSDDRTLELLECLRMRYPRLRLLHGSPLPDDWVGKCFACHQLSQEARGEWLLFTDADTVHQPDMLRSLVQEGMRTQAGLVTGFPRVIASHAMGMLVLPMLFFVIALHLPLALVRRSSDPRFMAAHGAFMLYHREAYAAIGGHARFRDSIIEDMEMAKAVKAARHRPLLVDITNHVACEMYTKPADVWSGFAKNIYAGLGRSTVLLIILLSFYALCYMSPPLLLAYALAAPAAYGSGAAAVALALLAWLLAAAQRFMTDRRFGVRGGWWLLAPVSFLLLAMLAIRSWYGSVSGQGYMWKGRNIKL, encoded by the coding sequence ATGCTGCTAGTAATGAAGGAGCTGCCATCGCTATCGAGTCCGTCTGGAGAGAACGGAGATGAATTCGCCACACTCCTCCTCGCCCTCCAGCTCATGCAGGTGCTCGTGCTCGGGGTGCTCACGCTATGGGTGCTCGTGAACCTACGCTTCTGGCCGCGTCCGCATAGAGACGCCGCAGAACTAGACAGCAGTCTGCCGTTCGTCTCCGTGCTCGTTCCAGCCCGCAACGAGGAGACCAACATCGAGCGCTGCCTCGAGAGCTTACTGCAGCAGCAATATCCGCACTACGAGGTCATCTGCCTCGATGACCGATCTGATGACCGTACCCTAGAGCTGCTGGAGTGCTTGCGCATGCGGTACCCGCGGCTACGGCTCCTTCACGGGTCACCCTTACCAGACGACTGGGTCGGCAAGTGCTTCGCCTGCCACCAGCTCTCGCAGGAGGCGCGCGGCGAATGGCTGCTGTTCACCGATGCGGACACCGTCCATCAGCCGGACATGCTGCGCAGCCTGGTCCAAGAAGGAATGCGGACTCAAGCGGGACTCGTGACCGGCTTCCCTCGCGTCATCGCTAGCCATGCGATGGGCATGCTCGTGCTGCCGATGCTGTTCTTCGTCATTGCCCTGCACCTTCCGCTGGCGCTCGTCCGCAGATCGTCCGATCCGCGCTTCATGGCCGCGCACGGAGCGTTCATGCTGTATCACCGCGAGGCGTATGCTGCGATCGGTGGTCATGCCCGCTTCCGTGACTCGATCATCGAGGATATGGAGATGGCCAAGGCCGTGAAGGCGGCTCGCCATAGGCCGCTGCTGGTCGACATTACGAACCATGTGGCCTGCGAAATGTATACGAAGCCCGCCGACGTCTGGAGCGGCTTCGCCAAGAACATCTACGCCGGTCTCGGACGCTCGACCGTGCTCCTGATCATACTGCTGAGCTTCTACGCGCTCTGCTACATGAGTCCGCCGCTGCTGCTCGCTTACGCGCTCGCCGCTCCTGCGGCGTACGGCAGCGGTGCGGCTGCAGTCGCGCTCGCCCTGCTAGCCTGGCTGCTCGCAGCTGCACAGCGCTTCATGACAGATCGACGCTTCGGCGTCCGAGGCGGCTGGTGGCTGCTCGCGCCTGTCAGCTTCTTGCTGCTCGCGATGCTCGCTATCCGCTCCTGGTACGGCTCCGTAAGCGGCCAAGGCTACATGTGGAAAGGAAGAAACATTAAGCTATGA
- a CDS encoding lysophospholipid acyltransferase family protein, with protein MIQANKSASFEALFSTYNRLLLRRSFSEVSVRLHPEVHTELPTLYVANHSSWWDGLIAFQANRCLIHQDAYVMMSEQGLRQFRFFRKLGAFSIDRSSASGVRTSLAYCEELLRRPKAALWLFPQGDIRHQDVRPLGFLPGVGFLLDRLPAVQLVPITISYDFLLDQRPHVFVEFGAPLKLDALPLTRNERTAAIEAAVTCQLDQLKRSIIDGQLTGFTRLAGGASSISEQFTRIFNRSRSQ; from the coding sequence ATGATTCAGGCGAACAAGAGCGCTTCCTTCGAAGCGCTCTTCTCCACATACAACAGGCTGCTGCTGCGCCGTTCCTTCAGTGAAGTGAGCGTGAGGCTGCATCCAGAGGTGCACACCGAGCTTCCGACGCTGTATGTGGCCAACCACAGCAGCTGGTGGGATGGATTAATCGCCTTTCAAGCGAATCGATGTCTCATTCATCAAGATGCCTACGTCATGATGTCGGAGCAGGGGCTGCGTCAGTTTCGTTTTTTCCGCAAGCTCGGCGCATTCTCGATTGATCGTAGCTCGGCCTCTGGTGTCCGTACTTCCCTCGCTTATTGTGAGGAGCTGCTACGACGCCCGAAGGCCGCGCTATGGCTGTTCCCCCAAGGAGACATTCGTCATCAGGACGTACGGCCGCTCGGCTTCCTCCCTGGCGTCGGCTTCCTGCTCGATCGGCTTCCCGCCGTGCAGCTCGTTCCAATCACGATATCCTACGACTTCCTGCTCGATCAGCGGCCGCACGTATTCGTCGAATTCGGTGCGCCGCTGAAGCTCGATGCTCTGCCGCTCACCCGTAACGAACGGACGGCTGCAATCGAGGCAGCGGTCACCTGCCAGCTCGACCAGCTTAAGCGGTCTATCATCGACGGACAACTGACGGGATTCACGAGGCTTGCTGGCGGCGCCAGCTCCATATCCGAGCAGTTCACCCGCATCTTCAACCGTTCAAGGTCACAATAA
- a CDS encoding carotenoid biosynthesis protein yields the protein MVNQWLFRLSVLYAIWFACGYVLVSGGLLPKWLAWANGFYLIIGGATALVWYTRKYGARQALLLFVICASVSYAAEWIGVHTGHWFGPYEYGASFAPLVFGVPLAIPFAWCMLLIIAKAFAPVPQSKEARRGLRLSEKMSPELSTMKRQRARQKRRSFWLPALWTASMVTAIDLLLDPVAAQQRYWSWSGDQLAPWNVTFYDIPLSNFICWWLTALLIINIVNYLHDEYVDHREQPSQSGPFVPLMLLLTLESLFLTLAAQSGLWWAVAINIGLLGILFIWRRWDKEAFA from the coding sequence ATGGTAAATCAATGGCTGTTCCGACTGTCGGTGCTGTACGCAATCTGGTTTGCTTGCGGATATGTGCTCGTAAGCGGAGGGCTGCTGCCGAAGTGGCTGGCATGGGCGAATGGCTTCTATCTGATCATCGGCGGCGCAACGGCGCTCGTCTGGTATACCCGCAAATATGGAGCGCGTCAGGCACTCCTTCTGTTCGTCATCTGTGCGAGCGTCTCGTATGCGGCCGAATGGATCGGCGTCCATACCGGCCACTGGTTCGGTCCGTATGAGTACGGAGCATCGTTCGCCCCGCTCGTCTTCGGGGTGCCGCTCGCAATTCCGTTCGCCTGGTGCATGCTGCTCATCATAGCGAAGGCGTTCGCGCCTGTCCCGCAATCGAAGGAGGCCCGTCGAGGTCTGCGATTATCGGAGAAAATGTCACCAGAGCTGTCTACCATGAAGCGTCAGCGCGCGAGGCAAAAGCGGCGCAGCTTCTGGCTGCCAGCACTCTGGACAGCCAGTATGGTGACAGCAATCGATCTGCTGCTCGATCCAGTGGCGGCGCAGCAGCGGTACTGGAGCTGGAGCGGCGATCAGCTCGCCCCGTGGAATGTGACGTTCTACGACATTCCGCTCAGCAACTTCATCTGCTGGTGGCTCACCGCCCTGCTGATCATTAATATCGTTAACTACTTGCATGATGAGTATGTGGATCATCGAGAGCAGCCAAGCCAATCCGGACCATTCGTCCCGCTCATGCTGCTGCTGACGCTGGAGTCGCTCTTCTTAACACTCGCAGCGCAAAGTGGACTATGGTGGGCCGTTGCCATTAATATCGGTCTGCTCGGCATCTTATTCATATGGCGGCGCTGGGATAAGGAGGCGTTCGCATGA
- a CDS encoding phytoene/squalene synthase family protein has translation MNPKLQTAYEICEQVVITHSSSFYRAFSVLPEPKRNAVWAVYAFCRTVDDLVDNSHAHSDVLVDGFEQAFDRMLAGQPDPHPHWLALAHVFETYAMEEQPFRDMIAGQRQDLTKVRYETVEELEQYCRLVAGTVGLMLLPILSPFRTPEMVRKAERLGIAMQITNVLRDVKEDFERGRVYLPQQLMRQYGYSEADIALGMKAPGWKPLFDHLAAWAEREYEDGLSAQLYYPRDSRLSLGAAGLIYRQILVESKESGGDVFSKRIRVSNLKKVSILLSLLTQANTWRKPAMASMINSKCGNEVPW, from the coding sequence ATGAATCCTAAGCTCCAGACCGCTTATGAAATATGCGAGCAAGTCGTCATCACACATTCCTCCAGCTTCTATCGAGCGTTCTCCGTTCTGCCTGAGCCGAAGCGCAACGCCGTCTGGGCGGTCTATGCCTTCTGCCGTACGGTGGACGATCTAGTCGATAATTCCCATGCCCATTCCGATGTGCTCGTCGATGGCTTCGAGCAAGCGTTCGATCGCATGCTGGCCGGTCAGCCTGACCCTCATCCCCACTGGCTGGCGCTTGCGCATGTGTTCGAGACTTATGCGATGGAGGAGCAGCCGTTCCGCGACATGATCGCCGGTCAACGTCAAGATTTGACAAAGGTACGCTACGAAACAGTTGAAGAGCTGGAGCAATATTGCAGACTCGTGGCAGGAACAGTCGGCCTCATGCTGCTGCCGATCTTGTCCCCGTTCCGTACGCCAGAGATGGTGCGCAAGGCGGAACGCCTCGGCATTGCGATGCAAATTACGAACGTACTGCGGGATGTGAAGGAAGACTTCGAACGGGGACGTGTTTATCTTCCACAGCAGCTCATGCGCCAGTACGGCTACAGCGAGGCGGACATTGCCCTTGGGATGAAGGCGCCTGGCTGGAAGCCGCTCTTCGACCATTTGGCCGCGTGGGCAGAGCGTGAATATGAGGACGGATTGTCGGCGCAGCTGTATTATCCACGAGACAGCAGACTTTCGCTCGGAGCAGCTGGACTCATTTATAGACAAATATTAGTGGAAAGCAAAGAGAGCGGCGGAGATGTGTTCTCGAAGCGCATACGAGTGTCGAACCTGAAGAAGGTCAGCATTCTATTGTCGCTGCTCACGCAGGCGAATACGTGGCGCAAGCCGGCAATGGCTAGCATGATCAACAGCAAGTGCGGGAATGAGGTCCCATGGTAA
- a CDS encoding NAD(P)/FAD-dependent oxidoreductase — protein sequence MRSSRIVIIGAGPGGLSAAMLLAAKGYSVDVLEQHHEVGGRTSPLQLGPYTFDRGPTFLNMPHILEDVFKEAGRSVHDYVTLKQLDPMYRLLFDDAPFYIYKDRGQMIREIGQMFPGNEDGYVKFMEREGKKLAALTPVLQNKHDSLLDYLRPKFLKALPQLTVGRTLYDCLSDYFDDERLRLAFTFQAKYLGMSPWDCPGAFSILSYMEHEYGISHPIGGVHKITEAMADVVREYGGRIHLGRGVKQLVLAGRKVKGVLTNDGDVIEADEVIVNADFAHAITKLVEPGTLRRTSSWTAERLARKSYSCSTFMLYLGLNRTYDQPHHTIMMPADYKRNVEEISRLKVLSDDPSIYVQNASVTDPTLAPPGHSALYVLAPVPNNFSGIDWEREKHSFRDKVLDKVERLAGFEGLRHHIEAEHMITPLDWEHKHRIYQGATFNLAHNLGQMLYFRPHNRFDELDGCWLVGGGTHPGSGLPTIMESARITARGIAAKYDGERVPVVTMASSVQPAKSVRTASSQQVAKSSFAESIQTVEASKEAGLRG from the coding sequence TTGCGTAGTTCACGTATTGTCATTATCGGCGCCGGTCCGGGCGGATTGTCCGCTGCGATGCTGCTTGCAGCCAAGGGGTATTCGGTCGACGTACTGGAGCAGCACCATGAGGTCGGGGGTCGTACGTCACCACTCCAGCTTGGCCCCTATACATTCGACCGAGGACCGACATTCCTCAATATGCCTCATATCTTGGAGGACGTATTTAAGGAGGCCGGGCGTTCGGTTCACGATTATGTCACCTTGAAGCAGCTTGACCCTATGTACCGTCTGTTATTCGATGACGCTCCCTTCTATATATATAAGGACCGTGGACAAATGATACGGGAAATTGGACAAATGTTTCCGGGCAATGAGGACGGCTATGTGAAGTTCATGGAACGCGAGGGCAAGAAGCTGGCCGCACTAACGCCTGTCCTGCAAAACAAGCATGACTCGCTCCTCGACTACTTGCGTCCGAAGTTTCTGAAGGCGCTGCCTCAGCTCACTGTAGGCCGTACGCTGTATGACTGCTTGTCTGACTACTTCGACGATGAGCGGCTTCGGCTTGCCTTCACGTTCCAGGCTAAATATCTCGGGATGTCGCCGTGGGATTGTCCGGGCGCGTTCTCGATTTTGTCGTATATGGAGCATGAATATGGGATTAGTCACCCGATCGGGGGCGTGCACAAAATTACAGAGGCGATGGCAGACGTGGTGCGCGAGTATGGCGGCCGCATTCATCTGGGCAGAGGCGTGAAGCAGCTTGTGCTCGCCGGGCGGAAGGTGAAGGGTGTTCTGACGAATGACGGAGACGTGATCGAGGCGGATGAGGTGATCGTGAATGCGGATTTCGCGCATGCGATCACGAAGCTGGTCGAGCCGGGCACACTTCGCCGCACTAGCAGCTGGACTGCTGAGCGGCTCGCCCGCAAGTCGTATTCGTGCTCAACCTTCATGCTGTATCTCGGCTTGAACCGGACGTACGACCAGCCTCATCATACGATCATGATGCCAGCTGACTACAAGCGCAATGTGGAAGAGATCTCAAGGCTGAAGGTGCTGTCCGACGATCCTTCGATCTATGTGCAGAACGCCTCGGTTACCGATCCGACGCTCGCACCACCTGGGCATTCAGCGCTCTATGTGCTCGCTCCAGTGCCGAATAACTTCAGCGGCATCGACTGGGAGCGTGAGAAGCACAGCTTCAGAGATAAGGTGCTCGACAAGGTAGAGCGATTGGCTGGGTTCGAGGGGCTGCGTCACCATATTGAAGCAGAGCATATGATCACACCGCTCGATTGGGAGCACAAGCATCGCATCTATCAAGGGGCAACGTTCAATCTGGCGCATAATCTGGGACAAATGCTGTATTTCCGCCCGCACAATCGGTTCGACGAGCTGGACGGCTGCTGGCTCGTAGGCGGCGGCACGCATCCGGGCAGCGGTCTGCCTACCATCATGGAGTCGGCGCGCATAACGGCTAGAGGCATCGCGGCGAAGTACGATGGCGAGCGTGTGCCGGTCGTAACAATGGCAAGCAGCGTGCAGCCCGCTAAGTCGGTCAGAACCGCCAGCAGCCAGCAGGTAGCCAAGTCTTCCTTCGCGGAATCCATCCAAACTGTTGAAGCGTCGAAGGAGGCGGGACTACGTGGCTAA
- a CDS encoding NAD(P)/FAD-dependent oxidoreductase, which produces MAIVGGGVGGLTAALLLTNRGYKVDLFEKQSRLGGRLAYEEEGPFRIDQGPTIVLLPDMIRDVLGEAGVDVSRLELLPCDPLYRIHYPDGTLFEKRRDPLENAYEVERVFPGEGKSFLMYMEAMKHRFEQGKARFLERDFVRKSDFWKPGNVSALLRLKAYRSVYGDTSAFFRSPRLREAYSFQTLYIGGSPLATPALYSLIPYSEHAHGIWYVKGGYAGLVQLLEEELLARGAVIRTGTAVERIVTDNGTCKGLVVGGERLAYEHVVLNGDFPLNQSLLDSHVAVDRGHSRSYKPSSGCLLLYLGLNRTYRSASVHQFFFADSYQELAQDVFSRQQLPRDPYMYVFHPSLVDTSLAPEGHSVMYVLVPVPSGESIDWAEAKAAFVDKVLQRLESRGFPDLRSSIVWQRVRTPEDAAVDGLYGGGSFGIAPTLGQSGVFRPQVAPYGVKGLYAVGASVHPGGGVPIVMQGAKLLADYIERASGASA; this is translated from the coding sequence ATCGCCATTGTCGGCGGCGGTGTCGGGGGGCTGACGGCAGCGCTGCTGCTGACTAATCGTGGATATAAGGTCGATCTATTCGAGAAGCAGTCTCGCCTCGGCGGTCGTCTTGCTTATGAGGAGGAAGGTCCGTTTCGCATTGACCAGGGCCCGACAATCGTGCTGCTGCCGGACATGATCCGTGACGTACTCGGTGAGGCGGGTGTGGATGTATCCCGGCTGGAGCTACTGCCGTGCGACCCGCTGTATCGTATTCATTACCCGGACGGCACGCTGTTCGAGAAGCGGCGTGACCCGCTTGAGAATGCATATGAGGTCGAGCGGGTATTTCCCGGTGAAGGCAAGTCGTTCCTCATGTACATGGAGGCGATGAAGCACCGCTTCGAGCAGGGGAAGGCGAGGTTTCTGGAGCGAGATTTTGTCCGTAAGAGCGACTTCTGGAAGCCTGGCAACGTCAGCGCCCTGCTGCGTCTGAAGGCCTATCGCAGCGTATACGGCGACACCTCCGCGTTCTTCCGGTCGCCCCGTCTGCGCGAGGCGTATTCGTTCCAGACGCTGTATATTGGGGGCAGCCCGCTCGCTACGCCTGCTCTGTATTCGCTCATCCCTTACTCCGAGCATGCACATGGCATCTGGTATGTGAAGGGCGGCTATGCTGGACTCGTGCAGCTGCTGGAGGAGGAGCTGCTCGCACGAGGTGCGGTTATCCGTACGGGAACGGCGGTCGAGCGGATCGTGACGGATAATGGCACCTGCAAGGGGCTAGTGGTCGGTGGAGAGAGGCTTGCCTATGAGCATGTTGTGTTGAACGGAGATTTTCCGCTGAACCAATCGTTACTCGACTCGCACGTTGCTGTGGACCGCGGCCATTCCCGCAGCTATAAGCCGTCCTCGGGCTGCCTCTTGCTCTATCTCGGTCTCAATCGAACGTACCGGAGCGCGTCGGTGCACCAATTCTTCTTCGCCGATTCGTATCAGGAGCTGGCACAGGACGTATTCAGTCGGCAGCAGCTGCCTCGTGATCCGTATATGTACGTGTTCCACCCGTCGCTAGTTGATACTTCACTAGCGCCGGAGGGTCACAGTGTGATGTACGTGCTGGTGCCGGTTCCGTCGGGAGAGAGCATCGATTGGGCTGAGGCCAAAGCCGCCTTCGTCGACAAGGTGCTCCAGCGTCTAGAATCGAGAGGCTTCCCGGACCTGCGCTCCTCCATTGTGTGGCAGCGGGTTCGCACACCCGAGGATGCGGCAGTGGACGGTCTCTACGGCGGCGGCAGCTTCGGCATCGCCCCAACGCTCGGCCAATCTGGCGTCTTCCGCCCGCAGGTGGCGCCCTACGGCGTGAAGGGCTTGTACGCCGTCGGGGCGTCGGTGCATCCGGGCGGCGGCGTGCCGATCGTCATGCAGGGTGCGAAGCTGCTTGCCGATTATATCGAGCGGGCCAGCGGTGCCTCGGCTTAG
- a CDS encoding S-layer homology domain-containing protein, which produces MNRMNVLKCTAALMICCAMGMGGSVSQPVHSATALFGDVSGHWAESGIRNALELRIVDGYPDGSFRPDASVTRAEFIKMAAQALKLPIGKAGEGADWYKAYVAATEEAGISHSSDFNGGDLNAPISRLEMARIAARSVESGLQVKEYNPEDHLIMYLATKTGLIQGMARGDLALEAATTRAQSVTIIDRILRVKNGEKLEVDKYALANAELAHLKTNIFTVMPDIFGGIQYNKWDTSKMVMETPDGLYKGSVDRIIAIDFEDPNDPNLNLLGDVNELLWWGAGDRFHYVRDNRKSYGIVFERSLEYNKDTSKYGTGHGGPPIMYVSGINAPDDTALSEGVLNTRARLFKPDGTSANAVIIPKDGLSTRRLMSIEIHAPAIPPNRTHAQDIVTVISPFYVK; this is translated from the coding sequence ATGAATAGGATGAACGTGTTGAAATGTACAGCTGCCTTGATGATCTGTTGCGCGATGGGGATGGGGGGAAGTGTATCGCAGCCTGTCCATTCGGCTACGGCACTGTTCGGAGATGTGAGTGGTCATTGGGCGGAGTCAGGTATACGGAATGCACTCGAGCTTCGCATCGTCGACGGCTACCCGGACGGATCGTTCCGCCCAGATGCGTCGGTGACACGTGCGGAGTTCATTAAGATGGCAGCGCAGGCGCTGAAGCTGCCGATTGGGAAGGCTGGCGAAGGTGCGGATTGGTATAAGGCGTATGTAGCCGCAACGGAGGAGGCCGGGATTAGCCACAGCAGCGACTTCAACGGCGGGGACTTGAATGCGCCGATTAGTCGCTTGGAGATGGCGCGGATCGCGGCGAGGTCGGTGGAAAGCGGGCTCCAGGTGAAGGAGTACAACCCTGAGGATCATCTCATTATGTATCTTGCGACGAAGACCGGGTTGATTCAAGGGATGGCAAGGGGCGACCTGGCGCTGGAGGCCGCGACGACGCGTGCGCAATCTGTGACGATCATCGATCGGATTCTGCGAGTGAAGAACGGTGAGAAGCTCGAGGTCGATAAGTACGCGCTGGCTAATGCGGAGCTCGCTCATCTGAAGACGAATATATTTACGGTCATGCCGGACATATTCGGAGGAATCCAGTACAACAAGTGGGATACGTCGAAGATGGTGATGGAGACACCGGACGGCTTGTATAAAGGCTCGGTGGATCGGATTATTGCGATCGACTTCGAGGATCCGAATGATCCGAATTTGAATCTGCTGGGGGATGTTAATGAGCTGCTGTGGTGGGGGGCGGGGGATAGGTTTCATTATGTGAGGGACAATCGGAAGAGCTATGGAATCGTGTTTGAAAGGAGTTTGGAGTACAACAAAGATACGTCTAAATACGGAACCGGACATGGAGGTCCACCAATCATGTATGTGAGTGGTATTAATGCACCAGATGATACTGCGTTAAGTGAAGGTGTTTTAAACACACGTGCGAGGCTGTTTAAGCCAGACGGTACGTCTGCTAATGCAGTTATTATACCGAAAGATGGATTGAGTACACGACGATTAATGTCAATTGAAATTCACGCTCCTGCAATACCTCCTAATCGCACACATGCACAAGATATCGTTACCGTGATTTCACCCTTCTATGTGAAATAA